The nucleotide window CTTTTTCACGTGTCATTCCAATTGTATAAGAATATAGTCTTTATACTGTGTTCCAGACACACAAAATCTCTCTATAAGAAAGCATACTACATTCGCAGTTTGCTACCTTTATAATCCTATATCCATTAAACGCACCGTCTTGTTCCACCAATATAGGGATGTTGGAGGGAATATTTTGGTTCCTCCAATCCTCCAACAAGTAAACCTTGTAACTAAGTTGAGAAGCCCACAACACCATCTTCACTCACCATCAATGAGGGAGGAGAGGACCTGCAAGAAAATACTCTGACGCTCAAGTTAGTGTTTGTTCAGAATGCTTATAAAATATAGAACGATATTCTACTCTCTTTTCTCCCCCTTTTTCTAGTGGGATTATTAGCCTTTTATAGGCATTCAAGTCTTGGGCTCCAAGTCCTACTTTCCTTTTATTTCTCCATGTTCCACATTCCATGAAGTATCTGATTGTGCTCCTTTATTTTAGCCCCACTCCTCATGTTTAGCATGGCTTGTTTAGTGGAGGAGTAATTTTTGGCTCCCACaagggagaaatttttcattatgaCCAGAACATAAGGATATAtcacgtatttttatataaatagtaggagattttattatttaaattattaacattttaacacacatatacGTATCACCTCACCTCATGTACTGGTCACGCTGAAAATAAGCTAGTAAGCAACAAGCCGCAAACTTTCGTTTCTTCAGAGCGTGTTCGAAGtgtctctcactctctcaatctctcaatctctcaatctctcaatctctctcgcCCTTTCTTCTGCTCTCGAGAAAGCTCAGAGGAGGCGCCATAACAACCGCCATGAGTGCAGCGGCCGGAGTTCCTTCTCGGGCGGAGGTGCTCACGATGTTCCGCTCTTTTCTCCGAGTGGCTCGCAAATTCACCGACTACAACATCAGGGAGTACACGAAACGCAGAGCCGTCGACGCGTTTCGTCAGAATCGAAACCTTTCGGACCCGTCTGCCATTTCCGCCGCGTTCTCAGACGGGAAGGCTCAGCTGGAGGTCGCCAAGCGGCAGGCTGTTATTTACTCTCTCTACGCTCCCAAGCTTAAGAGCGTCATGGAGGTTCAGAACCCAATCAAGCACCGAAATTGATTCATTTCCGGGTAAAATCCCGTCTTATCTACACtaaatatgattaattttccttaattttgTTGTGTTTTTGTAATCTAATTCGAACTTGCGTGCGCACAGATCTtcaatttgttgggtttttgctaGTCTGGGttttattagggtttttggttgtcTGATTAATGGGTTTGTATgcataatttggtttttaattattaattaatgagGATGAATGATGCTTTCTCTGTTTCTGAGTAATTTTGggtaaagaaataaaaattgaaacttttggTCTCAATCACTATAGGAATTCCTGGGAATCCTAAAATTCGTTTATATCTTAATTCCAACTTAGCCTTCATGATGTGAGTGACTgactgttttgtttctttgatgaAAAGATTATATCTTGATAATCGAAATCGTTAGGTATTGTTTTCCctctttgatggtgaaagtgcTTAAACTGGATTAACTTCTCTAGGTCCGtatgataaccatttcgttttcagtgtttactttttgtttataaaccaaaaaccaaaaattgtAAACCAAAAACtgtaaatgaaatggttatcaaacggccCTAAGCTTATTTTATTTCAGAATGTTTAGTTTTTTGTCATGGAAAGACTATATATCAAACTTGATGCACAAATAGATATCGAATCATAAATTATTTAGTGAAGTTAGAGGTTGTGAAATGTGAGGTGAGTTCTTCATTTGGCCGGAACTATGCAAAAATATTATATTCAAGGCTTATTTGCCTTTGTTCTTCTCCTTCTTGTGATTTGGCTTCTCAGTGTTTGAATTGTGTCAAATGCGCTTGAGCAGTACTCCCTGTTAGTCAGTTTTTCAAAAACAAGTTCCAATAGGTGCGGTACATTTACACTCCAAAGTTCATTACAATTCGGTTTTGTTAAGACAAGTTATATTGAAATAAGTTCGGGGATGTTCAGTACACTTACTCTCTAAAAAACCCTTGCCATCCGGAAAGACAAGTTCTAACTTTAATCCATTTTACAATCCGGTTTTATTTATGACAAAATCATCTAAATAAGTTCTAAGATGTTCAGTACATTACTCAATGAAAGATCCTTACAAGCTAATGTTTTGCGAAGACTAGTTCTATCTATAATCCATTTTACAATCCGGTTTCTTAAGACGCTCTTAACTTCTAACCATAAAACATGATACTTTGATATCAGAGTGAATGCCACTGTGTGATTTGTCTAAACTGTACAACGAGCATTGCTTTTGCAAAGACAAGTTCTATTCAGTGGTCATGAGTTATGAGTCATGACTCATGACTCATGACAAGACTCTGATAATCGAGATTATGTATAGCTTTAAACCTCAACTCTCAACTCATATTGCTGCGTTTACCTTTAGTCATGGTTGAGCCAACTGTTTCTCGATACTGATAACTGTTGTTCGTTGCATATGACCAACCCAATTTGTGACTTGTTCCCCTTGTGACCTCCTGATGGGTGGCTACTTATATCTTGCGGATCTCTCTATATGAGCgtaatttttatactttgaatgTTTGTAGCAGTCTTGACGTATTGTTGCTGCAATTCTTTGATTTGTGCAGGTTTGCGAAATTTTCACTTCTGTTGACGAGcgatttcagggaccatttgtaatGCTGTAGCTCATTGGACTTCTGGGGCGTAAGCTTTGTATTTTAAGCCTTTAAGTTTGAGTTTTTGGGTTTAAAGGTGTAAttagttttgaattttgagtACCCTAGAGGAATATCTGTTTGCATTTTTTTGCAATAAGGAACAAATTTATAACCTTTCTTCTGATGCGGATTTGaagttcaaatttcataaacttcatggttaTGCAATAGTATAAATCATTGGAGATGTGATTGAAATCTTCTGAAAATGGTGGCTTTTACTAGTTTACCTTTGTTGTGACCAATTTTACTGGAGGGGGAGAGAGTTCGactggagagagaaagagagatagagaaTAACTTGAGGAATTTAGGAAtatgaattctttatttatttaaggaGGAGAGAATAACTTGCTcttcaagtaatacaaagtTTAATAGAAAAAATCATTTAGATCCCGAAGAAgtttaagatttacacaattacactGTTAAATATTAATTACTAACAACCTTTTCTTTAAACTTGCTCTAAATATTCTTAAATTAAAAATTCGGTTTAGGTCAAAGAATAATCTTGAATtcgaaaaaaagagaaaaaaaaaagaataatctTGAATTTTGAAGCAATGCAAACAAGAAGGACAAGAAAAACGATCCTTACAATTTTAGTGATATTTTAGAACAATCAAATCTGCCGGAGGAATTTGAACTCTAAAAAACAAAAGGGGAAGCCAACCAACTTAACCTAGAACTGCAACAAATCGTATAATTAAACATATACAAGTGATATTTAGAACAATCAAATATATGAGAGGAATTTAAACTCGTGAAAACAGAGGCGGACACAAATTTCAGCCAACTGACCTAATGCGGAACTGAACAATTCTCATGAGTTCATATCCTcgccggattctctttgtgaagaTCTCAGAGATTCGTGAATCATGTTCATGaatcgtacatcgtacgatcatatatcattttaaatatttttatttaaaaatgaacATAAACAGTACTTAAAGaaaactgaccgtacgatataAGATGAACGAACATGGATCTTCGCCAAAAGAATCCGAAGAGTATCCTGTTAGAATTCTCATTATTAAAGAGTAATATAATGGGCTTTATTTCAGCCTACGGACGAAGCGTATCAGCCGTCCGATCTCCCAATACACCAGCCCCCAACTTAAACCATCGGACGGCTCACGTAGTGTTTGTATTCGGTAAGCGAAAGCAGAGCGTAATTGTAGTCCTCCCATTCCTCTGGTCCGCGGCGGCGCGCATTTTTGTCTCTTAAAAACTCCCATCACCTCACCTTCTTCTCGCTCTCACTCTCTGCAACTCCAAAATTTGTAAGGTAAATTTTGAAAACCCTTTAAATTTATCAACTTTAATTACTCTGACGACTTCGAGAGGGAGTTTCCGGTAATTTGATCTGAGTTCTTAGATAACTGTCTAATATTTTGTAGCAGAATTTTGATTTGGGTCAAAAAATTCGcatcatttttcatatttttatgcGAAGATTGAGAATTTGAGTGGTTTTTCACTGTAAATTTGCTACAGAGTTGAAGGGTACCCTTTAGTTTTGAGCTGTAATTTGTAAGGTTTTCGCTTTCGGAAATGGAGGGTACCCTCTAATTTTGTAATGCAAGAGGGGATTGAAATTGAACAGTATATCATCATGGAGGCAGAGCCTTCCGGTGAATGCGTAGGTAAGGTAGTGGACTCGAATGTGGCATTGGAAGGCGAAAGCTACGGACATTGTGTTGTAGAGGATGTCGAAGCTCCGGTGGTGTTGGATGATGGCAAAGAGGGTGATGTGGAGATTGACTTGTCACAGTTAGTAGGAGGTGGGATTATAGAGCCCACATTGGGTATGGAGTTTACTTCCGAAGACGATGCTAGGAATTTTTACAATGCGTATGCTAAACAAACGGGGTTTAGCATTCGAGTGAACTCATATTACCGCTCGAAGAAGGATAATTCGATTATATCTAGGGAGTTTTGTTGTTCTAAAGAAGGGTTCCGCCGGGAGAAAACTGCGAAGAGAGATTCGGGCGAGGATGTGAAGAGAAGGCGTGCTAGGGCAATCACTAGGGAAGGTTGCAAGGCGCTGATGACTGTGAGGAAGCGCGAAAATGGGAGATGGTATGTGGTGAAGCTAGAGAAGGACCATAATCATGAGCTGGTCACTCCTGCTATGCGGCATTTTCTTAGGTCGCATAAGCAGGATTTTGATGCTGACAAAAGTTGTAGCAACTCTTTCAGTTCTCCGGGATTGTCTTTGGATGCTTCCGCAGATGTCTTGGCTGATTCTGGCAGTTTCGGAAAGATGGCATTTGCTGTGCAGAGTGATGTCAATTATATCGGAAGAGGCCGGTTGAGCACTTTTGGCATCGATGCCCAAAGTTTGCTTGGGTTTTTTAAGGTTATGCAAGCGAGTGATCCAGCATTTTATTATGCAATACAGGTTGACGAAGAAGAGAGGCTGAGTAGCGTCTTTTGGGTTGACACAAGATCAAGAATCGCTTACAACTGTTTCTCCGATGTTGTAGCCTTTGATACTACTTATCAAGTGAACCAGTACAAAATGCCATTTGCGCTATTCACTGGAGTAAATCATCACAAACATTCAGTTCTGTTCGGTTGTGCATTGCTTGCAGATGAGTCTGAATCTACCTTCATTTGGCTCTTCACAACTTGGCTTGAGGCAATGTCTGGACGGCAGCCAGGTCTAATTATAACCGATTATGACCCAACTATAAGTCGAGCAGTGCAACAAGTTTTTCCTCAATCAATTCATCGATATTGCAAGTGGCATATCATAAGCAAAATGCCGAAGGAAATGGGAAATGTATATAGTGTAACCCCAAGGACTTTTCAAGTTGAATTTGATAGATGCATTAACAAGAGCGAGACACCTGATGAGTTTGAATCAGCTTGGCAGA belongs to Malus sylvestris chromosome 17, drMalSylv7.2, whole genome shotgun sequence and includes:
- the LOC126612045 gene encoding protein FAR1-RELATED SEQUENCE 5-like; translated protein: MQEGIEIEQYIIMEAEPSGECVGKVVDSNVALEGESYGHCVVEDVEAPVVLDDGKEGDVEIDLSQLVGGGIIEPTLGMEFTSEDDARNFYNAYAKQTGFSIRVNSYYRSKKDNSIISREFCCSKEGFRREKTAKRDSGEDVKRRRARAITREGCKALMTVRKRENGRWYVVKLEKDHNHELVTPAMRHFLRSHKQDFDADKSCSNSFSSPGLSLDASADVLADSGSFGKMAFAVQSDVNYIGRGRLSTFGIDAQSLLGFFKVMQASDPAFYYAIQVDEEERLSSVFWVDTRSRIAYNCFSDVVAFDTTYQVNQYKMPFALFTGVNHHKHSVLFGCALLADESESTFIWLFTTWLEAMSGRQPGLIITDYDPTISRAVQQVFPQSIHRYCKWHIISKMPKEMGNVYSVTPRTFQVEFDRCINKSETPDEFESAWQMLLDKYSLRESDWLQSLYIDRKLWVPVYIRDAFFAGLYAAQQSGTVNSLFDGYVNAGTTLQDFAEQYEKALDERYEKEAKAEFETFYTKPVLKTPLPVEKQGADIYTRNMFTIFQDEVFESLVFAVKLSAEDVGTRTYEVARFNEEHKIYFVAFNIAEQLASCSCKMFEFEGILCRHVLAVFKATNVFTLPPCYILKRWTRNAKEEAMLDVLPCVELQGNSQKGRNLQYNVLYHEAIKCAEEGMASDQIFKVALNALREARVKIAGAKRNAMKSFPQN